Proteins co-encoded in one Amia ocellicauda isolate fAmiCal2 chromosome 11, fAmiCal2.hap1, whole genome shotgun sequence genomic window:
- the LOC136763029 gene encoding protocadherin gamma-A11-like, with amino-acid sequence MGLIRLKIEPSKTKWIMKWQVQCFIVSLCCLKSVFSNVRYSIPEEMTKSSFVGNFAQDLGIDIKRLVTGKARIFTEDSREYIELIRDKGILVVKERIDREELCGEASLCAIHFQIVLDNPIEFHRVTVEIIDVNDNAPVFPNNELRLEISESALPGARFVLESAVDPDVGVNTLQSYTLRPTDNFILQLQSQPDSSKHVEMVLQTQLDREKQEEISLLLTAADGGDPQMSGTVKIHITVLDANDNAPVFTQRIYKASIAENAIKGTLVTTVSASDDDKGTNAHVTYSLSHIKEGLGEIFYLDPNTGEVKVSGQIDFEKTKHYQMNIQAKDDGGLIDSSKLVIEVIDINDNSPVISVMSFSNSVPEDTLPGTVIAVINVHDPDAGSNGHVHCSLNENIPFKVTSSSNRFYSLTTESNLDRETQPEYNITITASDEGVPPLSNTLTLTLKILDVNDNVPDFGKSSYKAHVIENNTPGLSICAVMASDADLNQNARVTYILEETTVNGAPVSSYISVNCESGVIHAVRSLDYEQIHDFQFRVKAQDGGSPPLSSNVTIQIYIQDQNDNSPQILYPVQSGVSLVAEMVARSADVGYLVTKVVAVDADSGQNAWLSYKLLKATDRALFEVGSQNGEIRTSRQVSDKDAVKQRLVVVVEDNGQPSRSATVNVNVAVADSFPEVLSEFSDFTHDKDYNDSLTFYLVLSLAVVSFLFIVSVIVLVSVKVYRWRQSRLFYKSNGNLPVIPSAYYPPRYADVGATGTLQHVYNYEVCMTTDSGKSEYRYIRPVSQNLVNVDPSGSETMRHVEKDKMPVENTESSVEVSSYC; translated from the coding sequence ATGGGATTGATTCGCTTGAAAATCGAACCGAGCAAGACAAAGTGGATAATGAAATGGCAAGTACAATGTTTCATTGTAAGTCTCTGTTGTCTGAAATCCGTTTTTAGCAATGTTAGGTATTCTATACCGGAGGAAATGACAAAGAGCTCGTTCGTGGGTAATTTTGCTCAGGATTTAGGAATAGATATTAAACGGTTGGTTACTGGCAAAGCTCGTATATTCACCGAAGACAGCAGAGAGTACATAGAGCTGATCCGAGATAAAGGAATATTGGTGGTCAAGGAAAGAATAGACAGAGAGGAGCTGTGCGGAGAGGCTTCACTTTGCGCTATTCATTTCCAAATTGTTCTTGATAATCCAATTGAGTTCCATCGAGTTACAGTAGAAATTATTGATGTGAACGACAATGCTCCCGTTTTTCCGAATAATGAATTAAGATTAGAAATCAGCGAGTCGGCTCTGCCAGGAGCGAGGTTTGTGCTGGAGAGCGCCGTGGATCCCGATGTCGGTGTTAATACACTGCAGAGCTACACGCTTAGACCCACTGATAATTTCATTTTACAATTGCAATCACAGCCCGATAGCAGCAAACATGTAGAGATGGTGCTGCAGACACAATTAGACCGAGAAAAGCAGGAGGAGATCTCGTTATTGTTAACTGCAGCAGACGGTGGCGATCCGCAGATGTCTGGCACTGTCAAAATACACATTACTGTGCTCGATGCCAATGATAATGCTCCTGTATTTACGCAGAGAATTTACAAGGCTTCAATAGcagaaaatgcaattaaagGTACCTTGGTGACGACTGTAAGTGCCTCTGATGATGATAAGGGAACAAATGCACATGTTACATATTCATTATCTCACATTAAGGAGGGACTAggtgaaatattttatttagatcCAAATACTGGAGAAGTAAAGGTTTCTGGCCAAATAGAtttcgagaaaacaaaacactatcaAATGAATATCCAAGCCAAGGACGACGGGGGTCTTATAGACTCCAGTAAATTAGTAATTGAAGTTATTGATATCAATGACAACAGTCCTGTGATATCTGTCATGTCATTTTCAAATTCGGTGCCAGAAGACACGTTGCCTGGTACAGTTATAGCTGTAATTAATGTACACGATCCAGACGCTGGATCCAACGGTCATGTCCATTGTTCCTTAAACGAGAACATCCCATTCAAAGTCACATCGTCTTCCAATCGTTTCTATAGCTTGACGACTGAATCCAATTTGGATCGGGAAACACAACCCGAATACAATATCACTATTACCGCGTCTGATGAAGGAGTGCCACCTCTGTCAAATACTTTGACTCttactttaaaaatattggATGTTAACGATAATGTCCCTGATTTTGGAAAGAGCTCGTATAAAGCGCATGTAATCGAGAACAACACGCCTGGCCTCTCTATATGCGCAGTCATGGCCAGTGACGCGGATCTCAACCAGAACGCTCGTGTTACTTATATTCTAGAAGAAACCACAGTTAACGGAGCGCCTGTTTCTTCCTATATATCCGTCAATTGTGAGAGCGGAGTCATCCATGCAGTGCGCTCTTTGGATTACGAGCAAATACATGATTTCCAGTTTCGAGTGAAAGCGCAAGATGGGGGATCCCCTCCACTGAGCAGTAACGTCACTATACAAATCTATATCCAGGACCAGAATGACAATTCCCCTCAGATCCTCTATCCGGTGCAGAGCGGGGTCTCTCTGGTGGCTGAAATGGTGGCTCGTTCAGCAGATGTTGGCTATCTCGTCACTAAAGTGGTGGCTGTGGATGCGGACTCTGGACAGAATGCCTGGCTCTCATATAAACTGCTCAAAGCGACAGACAGGGCGCTGTTTGAAGTGGGCTCACAGAATGGAGAGATCCGCACTTCACGGCAGGTGTCTGATAAAGATGCTGTGAAACAAAGGCTGGTTGTGGTGGTGGAGGACAATGGGCAGCCCTCTCGCTCAGCTACAGTCAATGTGAACGTGGCGGTGGCGGACAGCTTCCCAGAAGTGCTCTCGGAGTTCAGCGACTTTACGCACGACAAGGACTACAATGACAGCCTGACTTTCTATTTAGTTTTGTCTCTGGCTGTGGTGTCCTTTCTCTTTATTGTGTCTGTCATAGTGTTGGTGTCAGTGAAGGTCTACAGATGGAGACAGTCTCGTCTGTTCTATAAATCCAATGGGAATCTCCCTGTTATTCCCAGCGCGTATTATCCGCCCCGTTACGCAGACGTTGGCGCTACAGGAACTCTACAGCACGTCTATAACTATGAGGTGTGCATGACCACAGACTCTGGGAAGAGTGAATACAGATACATCAGACCTGTCAGTCAAAACCTTGTGAACGTTGACCCCAGTGGTTCAGAGACGATGCGACATGTGGAGAAAGACAAGATGCCGGTAGAAAACACAGAGTCTTCCGTGGAGGTGAGCTCGTACTGCTGA
- the LOC136763030 gene encoding protocadherin beta-15-like, with product MGFMCCKIARRNMDCTMKWQVRYFIVSLCFIEAVFSHVRYSIPEEMTKGSFVGNFAQDLGLDIKRIVSGRARIFTTDSIEYVDLIRDKGILVVKERIDREMLCGKAGQCYLNFQIVLDKPIEFHPVTVEITDVNDNAPVFPKNELRLEISESALPGARFVLESAVDLDVGVNTLQSYTLKPTDHFNLKSQSLPSASKNVEIVLQTQLDREKDEEISLLLIATDGGDPQMSGTVKIHITVLDANDNAPVFSQAVYKTAVVENAIKGSFVAKVTASDVDKGSNGQVTYSMSHSSDDVDEIFEIDQQSGEVKVIGKIDFEKNRDFQVNIQATDGGGLIDSSKILIEVKDINDNIPVISVVSFSDSVPEDAVPGTVIAVFNVQDLDSGNNGQIHCSINENIPFKVTSSSNNFYSLVIDGKLDREQQPEFNITITAYDEGVPPLSINMTLVLRLIDVNDNAPIFEKSSYTAYVTENNTPGLSIFSLKARDADWNQNARISYILEETQINGAPVSSYISVNSESGVIHAVRSFDYEQIKNFKFQVKAQDGGSPPLSSNVTVSICIEDQNDNSPQILYPVQSGVSLVAEMVARSADVGYLVTKVVAVDADSGQNAWLSYKLLKATDRALFEVGSQNGEIRTSRQVSDKDAVKQRLVVVVEDNGQPSRSATVNVNVAVADSFPEVLSEFSDFTHDKDYNDSLTFYLVLSLAVVSFLFIVSVIVLVSVKVYRWRQSRLFYKSNGNLPVIPSAYYPPRYADVGATGTLQHVYNYEVCMTTDSGKSEYRYIRPVSQNLVNVDSSGAETMPHIQKEKLPTESTDPSLEVSAY from the coding sequence ATGGGATTTATGTGCTGCAAGATCGCAAGGAGAAATATGGATTGCACAATGAAATGGCAAGTACGGTATTTCATTGTGAGTCTCTGTTTTATTGAGGCCGTTTTCAGCCATGTTAGATATTCCATACCGGAGGAGATGACAAAGGGCTCATTTGTTGGCAATTTTGCACAGGATTTAGGTTTAGATATTAAACGGATTGTTAGTGGTAGAGCTCGTATTTTCACCACAGACAGCATCGAATACGTTGATCTGATTCGGGACAAAGGGATATTGGTAGTCAAAGAGAGAATAGACCGAGAAATGCTTTGCGGAAAGGCAGGACAGTGCTATTTAAATTTCCAGATTGTTTTAGATAAACCGATAGAATTCCATCCTGTTACAGTAGAAATAACAGATGTTAACGACAATGCTCCTGTTTTTCCTAAAAATGAGTTAAGATTAGAAATCAGCGAGTCGGCTCTTCCCGGTGCGAGGTTTGTGCTGGAGAGCGCCGTGGATCTTGATGTGGGTGTTAATACACTGCAGAGCTATACCCTCAAACCCACTGATCATTTCAATCTGAAGTCACAGTCTCTGCCCTCTGCAAGCAAAAATGTAGAAATAGTGCTGCAGACTCAATTAGATCGAGAAAAGGACGAGGAGATTTCGTTATTGTTGATAGCTACAGACGGCGGTGATCCGCAGATGTCAGggactgttaaaatacacatcaCTGTGCTGGATGCCAACGACAACGCGCCCGTGTTTTCTCAAGCGGTTTATAAAACTGCGGTTGTTGAAAATGCGATAAAGGGCTCATTTGTGGCAAAGGTCACCGCCTCTGACGTGGATAAAGGTTCAAATGGACAGGTGACCTACTCGATGTCTCACAGCTCCGATGATGTTGATGAAATATTTGAAATAGATCAACAATCTGGTGAAGTAAAAGTGATtggaaaaatagattttgaaaaaAATCGAGATTTTCAAGTTAATATTCAGGCAACAGACGGAGGTGGTCTGATTGACTCCAGTAAAATACTGATTGAAGTTAAAGATATCAATGACAATATTCCTGTAATATCTGTCGTGTCATTTTCAGACTCTGTACCGGAAGATGCTGTGCCAGGTACAGTTATAGCAGTTTTTAATGTGCAAGATTTGGATTCGGGGAATAATGGCCAAATCCATTGTTCTATTAACGAAAATATACCATTTAAAGTAACGTCCTCATCTAATAATTTCTATAGTTTGGTAATTGATGGCAAGTTGGACAGAGAACAACAGCCCGAATTCAATATTACCATTACTGCATATGATGAAGGAGTCCCGCCTTTGTCAATCAATATGACATTAGTTTTGAGATTAATCGATGTTAATGACAATGCACCtatttttgaaaaaagctcatatACAGCATATgttacagaaaacaatacacCTGGCCTCTCTATATTCTCATTAAAAGCCAGGGACGCTGATTGGAACCAAAACGCTCGTATTTCCTATATTCTTGAAGAAACACAGATTAACGGGGCACCTGTGTCTTCCTATATATCAGTCAACTCTGAGAGTGGAGTCATTCATGCAGTGCGCTCTTTCGATTACGAGCAAATCAAGAATTTCAAGTTTCAAGTTAAAGCTCAAGATGGGGGATCCCCTCCACTTAGCAGCAACGTGACAGTCAGCATTTGTATTGAAGACCAGAATGACAATTCCCCTCAGATCCTCTATCCGGTGCAGAGCGGGGTCTCTCTGGTGGCTGAAATGGTGGCTCGTTCAGCAGATGTTGGCTATCTCGTCACTAAAGTGGTGGCTGTGGATGCGGACTCTGGACAGAATGCCTGGCTCTCATATAAACTGCTCAAAGCGACAGACAGGGCGCTGTTTGAAGTGGGCTCACAGAATGGAGAGATCCGCACTTCACGGCAGGTGTCTGATAAAGATGCTGTGAAACAAAGGCTGGTTGTGGTGGTGGAGGACAATGGGCAGCCCTCTCGCTCAGCTACAGTCAATGTGAACGTGGCGGTGGCGGACAGCTTCCCAGAAGTGCTCTCGGAGTTCAGCGACTTTACGCACGACAAGGACTACAACGACAGCCTGACTTTCTATTTAGTTTTGTCTCTGGCTGTGGTGTCCTTTCTCTTTATTGTGTCTGTCATAGTTTTGGTGTCAGTGAAGGTCTACAGATGGAGACAGTCTCGTCTGTTCTATAAATCCAATGGGAATCTCCCTGTTATTCCCAGCGCGTATTATCCGCCCCGTTACGCAGACGTTGGCGCTACAGGAACTCTACAGCACGTCTATAACTATGAGGTGTGCATGACCACAGATTCTGGGAAGAGTGAATACAGATACATCAGACCTGTCAGTCAAAACCTGGTCAATGTTGACAGCAGTGGTGCAGAGACGATGCCGCACATACAGAAAGAGAAGTTGCCGACAGAGAGCACAGACCCTTCATTGGAGGTGAGCGCTTATTAA